One Vicugna pacos chromosome 29, VicPac4, whole genome shotgun sequence DNA window includes the following coding sequences:
- the LOC102542960 gene encoding ankyrin repeat domain-containing protein 26 produces MEIMKEKNNDLQKAIKWNEETFMKTIFQYSGQLSGLTAENSMLNTKLEKEKQSKDRLETEVESYHSRLTTATYGHDQSIMLLHTLRSNLKDNVVLSQQLSKAESQFKSLEIELYHTRDALREKIVVLECVQRGLSQALVFKEGN; encoded by the exons ATGGAAATTATGAAGGAAAAGAATAATGATCTTCAGAAGGCAATAAAATGGAATGAGGAAACATTTATGAAAACAATATTCCAATATAGTGGACAGCTTAGTGGTCTGACAGCTGAGAACTCAATGCTAAACACTAAactggagaaggaaaagcaaagcaaagacaGACTGGAAACAGAAGTTGAATCATACCATTCTAGACTGACTACTGCCACCTACGGTCATGATCAAA GTATAATGTTACTTCATACTTTAAGATCTAATCTGAAAGATAATGTAGTGCTTTCTCAGCAACTTTCTAAAGCTGAAAGTCAATTCAAAAGCCTAGAAATTGAGCTCTATCACACTAGAGATGCTCTCAGAGAAAAGATTGTGGTGCTAGAATGTGTACAGAGAGGCCTGAGTCAAGCATTAGTGTTCAAAGAAGGAAACTGA